The DNA window TCAAACCAGAGTGCTTTCCATACGTCGTAAGCAAGGATACCCACAATAATGATTGCAACATAAAGGAAGTATCTATGAATATTTTGTATAATCAATGGAAAGGAGTGCTCGCCTCTATAGTTACTACGCGGTTCTGATACCGTGCAAGAGGGTGGATCTGCCCAGAACGCTTTGTAATACGCCCCCCGGTAGTAGTAGCAGGTAAAGCGAAACCCAAGCGGTGCCCATAAAATAAGGACAGCTGGCGTAATGAGACCCGGCATCCATTCCGGCATCATACCGAACCAACTGTGCTCAACGCTATGTGCGACCTCTTGTGTCCCGAAAAGCAAGGGTGAATAGAAAGGGGACAAGTAGGGACCGTAAAAAAAGTGGGTCCCTTCAAAAACCCGAAAGGTCGCATAAACGATGAAGAGTCCCAACCCGGCAAATACAGCTAACGGTTGTAACCACCATGTATCTGTACGCTGGGTGTAGAACGGACGACGTTCGGTTAAGGTGAGTTCAGGGTGCGTCATAGGCAATTTTTCCTTCGTGTGAACAAGTTAGTCTTTTTTACCTGATTCGGTTCGGGACGGTGGTGGCGGCAGATATTTCCAACCGAGTGCTTTGTTTTTTTTCGTTTCTGCTACTAAATAATCATCAAGTTCCTGTGCAGATTTGAATTTAGCAGCGAACGCTTCTTTCATTCGGTAACACTCTTCTAAGACAGGATCCATGTGTGTATCCGGTTTCTCTTTCATTTGAATTTCCTCAATAAGTTCCATAGGTGTGCAGAGGATCGTGGGTTGAAATCCAAGCGACCAAGTAACTAATGACTGTTGTTTCAACGTAGACTTTCGGTTTGGCAGTATTATATTCTATCATACAATCCGGTTTTTGTCAAATTATGGAATCATTCACACTGTTCACACACGTGTATGCGTTAAGGGTTCCCAACCGAGCAGGCGTTTCGCTTTCGAGAGGTTAATCTCCTTCTGTTCATGATCTCCCGCAATGAAAAAAGCGTCAAACCCCTCGTGTTCAACCGAAATAGCGGCGAGATATGCGGTCGCCAAATCCTGCTCATCCGTCCACCAGATATGCACCGATGAATCTTTAGGTTGATTGTAACGCTCAAGCCACTGTTCACGTGTAGAGGGACCCGTGATCCGCAGCGCGATCAGCGACATGCCGTGTTCCCGCGCGAAGTATTCGCAGACCTGCTCGCCGAAACCCTTGGTTAATCCATAGACACCCGGGTTATCTCGCGGAACGACATCCTCATAGGGAAAATTGTTTCGTGTC is part of the Candidatus Poribacteria bacterium genome and encodes:
- a CDS encoding succinate dehydrogenase translates to MTHPELTLTERRPFYTQRTDTWWLQPLAVFAGLGLFIVYATFRVFEGTHFFYGPYLSPFYSPLLFGTQEVAHSVEHSWFGMMPEWMPGLITPAVLILWAPLGFRFTCYYYRGAYYKAFWADPPSCTVSEPRSNYRGEHSFPLIIQNIHRYFLYVAIIIVGILAYDVWKALWFDDGNGGKTLGIGVGTIILAVNVVLLGGYTFGCHSLRHLVGGVVDLLSKAPIRRRAYNCVTCLNERHMLWAWMSLCWVGFSDVYVRFIAPALGQDWITF
- a CDS encoding NAD(P)-dependent oxidoreductase, which gives rise to MNVLLVGGSGHVGTMTLPYMKSHHNFRVLDLNPPKDTSVDYIQGSVTDPDIVQEALKGMDTFVYMVMLQPTSDRSSAADFSDIVANYEVNAKGLHIVLHAAKEAGIQHAVYTSTFTVHERTRNNFPYEDVVPRDNPGVYGLTKGFGEQVCEYFAREHGMSLIALRITGPSTREQWLERYNQPKDSSVHIWWTDEQDLATAYLAAISVEHEGFDAFFIAGDHEQKEINLSKAKRLLGWEPLTHTRV